In one Merismopedia glauca CCAP 1448/3 genomic region, the following are encoded:
- a CDS encoding DUF2996 domain-containing protein — MAEETNQPVPSEAEATPSETVAESTQAEATETEAQPAAKKSAAKPKDGEVPAKAVAAKKEKPPALEDKPFGEFVEQYYIPAIQKVLAAQGIEDAKLALEKQKIPVVGFDSSPECWQISGSLNQDSRKFNLYFLDESIQGKKAFSYTTGKSQPSTIESFLIDERKMTLDLLVWGIIQRLNAQKWLARN, encoded by the coding sequence GTGGCAGAAGAAACTAATCAACCCGTTCCATCTGAAGCTGAAGCAACTCCATCGGAAACTGTAGCAGAATCTACACAAGCCGAAGCAACAGAAACAGAAGCTCAACCAGCAGCTAAAAAGTCTGCTGCAAAACCTAAAGATGGGGAAGTTCCAGCTAAAGCAGTAGCAGCCAAAAAAGAGAAACCCCCAGCGCTAGAAGATAAACCCTTTGGCGAATTCGTAGAGCAATACTATATTCCTGCGATTCAGAAAGTATTAGCCGCTCAAGGGATAGAAGATGCCAAACTTGCTCTAGAAAAGCAAAAAATACCAGTAGTTGGCTTCGATAGCTCTCCCGAATGCTGGCAAATCTCAGGCAGTTTGAACCAAGATTCGCGCAAGTTTAACTTGTACTTTTTGGATGAAAGCATTCAAGGCAAAAAAGCTTTTTCTTACACGACAGGTAAGAGTCAGCCGAGTACGATTGAGTCTTTTTTAATAGACGAGCGCAAAATGACCCTAGATTTATTAGTTTGGGGGATAATTCAGAGATTAAATGCTCAAAAGTGGTTAGCGAGAAATTAG
- a CDS encoding MoaD/ThiS family protein has product MSVKVLIPTPLQKFTQDQPTLECSANSIAELIEAMEQNCPGIKARLCDEEGKPRRFLNLYVNDEDIRFLEGTQTTLKDGDQVSIVPAVAGG; this is encoded by the coding sequence ATGTCTGTCAAAGTTTTAATTCCCACACCCCTACAAAAATTTACCCAAGACCAACCTACTTTAGAATGTAGTGCCAATAGCATAGCTGAATTAATCGAGGCAATGGAACAAAATTGTCCTGGAATTAAAGCCAGGTTGTGCGATGAAGAAGGTAAACCCCGTCGCTTTTTGAACCTCTACGTCAACGATGAAGATATTCGCTTCTTAGAAGGTACTCAAACTACTCTCAAAGATGGCGACCAAGTTAGTATAGTTCCGGCTGTAGCTGGCGGCTAA